One genomic region from Arthrobacter sp. YN encodes:
- a CDS encoding dipeptide ABC transporter ATP-binding protein, which yields MSTNISHTPAERLRDAGLYAPGDAVLSVRDLNVRFNSENGVVHAVRGVDFDLMPGKTLGIVGESGSGKSVTSMAVMGLLPETADITGSVRFKGKELLGLSDKAMCKHRGSDIAMVFQDPLSSLTPVYTVGTQIIEALTVHNPTMSKQAKEARAVDLLRMVGIPSPKDRLKAFPHEFSGGMRQRVMIAIAIANDPRVLIADEPTTALDVTIQAQVLEVLHTAQEETGAAVVMITHDLGVVAGMADDIMVMYAGKPVETGTVEDIYYNPRMPYTLGLLGAVPRVDTSGKQSLVPIEGTPPNLALPVTGCSFAARCPMVSDACLHGEPELFPVPGVEGQTLGHKAACIKADQLSGDADAHKIFHAPPKPVSKFDGVARVERDKVLELKDVKKHFPLLKGALIKRRIGTVKAVDGLSFDIREGECVSIVGESGCGKTTTLLEIMEFHPDQMGEVIIGGVSNKVATDHKTKMAMRKEMQMVFQDPTGALDPRFTVYEVLAEPLENLGMPKAAIKKRIMELMKLVGLQPDHVNRFPNQFSGGQRQRIGIARALAVNPKLVVLDEPVSALDVSVQAGVINLLDKLRAELGLSYLMVAHDLSVVRHISDRVAVMYLGKIVETGDVDDVFDNPRHPYTRALLSAIPVPDPNLERTRERIILQGDLPSPLDAPKGCNFATRCPVFAALPAAKQEKCLTLEPPLASEKEGAQDFACFFPDGELDADMLVVHA from the coding sequence ATGAGCACCAACATCTCCCACACCCCCGCCGAACGCCTCCGCGACGCCGGACTTTACGCACCCGGCGACGCCGTCCTGAGCGTCCGCGACCTCAACGTCCGCTTCAACTCCGAAAACGGCGTGGTCCACGCCGTCCGCGGAGTGGATTTCGACCTCATGCCCGGCAAGACCCTGGGCATCGTGGGCGAGTCCGGCTCCGGCAAGTCCGTCACGTCCATGGCCGTCATGGGGCTCCTCCCTGAAACTGCGGACATCACCGGCTCCGTGCGCTTCAAGGGCAAGGAACTCCTGGGCCTCAGCGATAAAGCCATGTGCAAGCACCGCGGCAGTGACATCGCCATGGTGTTCCAGGACCCGCTGTCCTCCCTCACCCCCGTCTACACGGTGGGCACCCAGATCATTGAGGCGCTGACGGTCCACAACCCCACCATGAGCAAGCAGGCCAAAGAAGCCCGCGCCGTCGACCTATTGCGCATGGTGGGCATCCCGAGCCCCAAGGATCGGCTGAAGGCCTTCCCGCATGAATTCTCCGGCGGCATGCGCCAGCGCGTCATGATCGCCATCGCGATTGCCAACGACCCGCGGGTCCTCATCGCTGATGAACCCACGACGGCGTTGGACGTCACCATCCAGGCGCAGGTGCTGGAAGTCCTGCACACCGCGCAGGAGGAAACCGGGGCCGCCGTCGTCATGATCACGCACGACCTCGGGGTCGTAGCCGGTATGGCCGACGACATCATGGTCATGTACGCGGGCAAGCCGGTGGAGACCGGCACTGTGGAGGACATCTATTACAACCCCCGGATGCCGTATACCTTGGGCCTGCTCGGGGCCGTACCGCGTGTGGATACCTCAGGCAAGCAGTCGCTGGTGCCCATCGAAGGGACCCCGCCCAACCTGGCGTTGCCCGTCACTGGATGCTCCTTCGCCGCTCGCTGCCCGATGGTGAGCGATGCCTGCCTTCACGGCGAACCGGAACTGTTCCCGGTGCCCGGTGTTGAGGGTCAGACGTTGGGTCACAAGGCAGCCTGCATTAAGGCAGACCAGCTCAGCGGCGACGCTGACGCCCACAAGATTTTCCACGCGCCGCCCAAGCCGGTGTCAAAGTTCGACGGCGTTGCCCGCGTCGAGCGCGACAAGGTCCTGGAACTCAAGGATGTAAAAAAGCACTTCCCGCTGCTCAAGGGTGCCCTGATCAAGCGGCGGATCGGCACGGTCAAGGCCGTGGACGGGCTGAGCTTCGACATCCGCGAGGGCGAGTGCGTGTCCATCGTGGGCGAATCCGGTTGCGGTAAGACCACCACGCTCCTGGAGATCATGGAATTCCACCCGGATCAGATGGGCGAAGTCATCATCGGGGGCGTCAGCAACAAGGTGGCTACCGACCACAAGACCAAGATGGCCATGCGCAAGGAAATGCAGATGGTCTTCCAGGACCCCACGGGCGCCCTGGATCCACGCTTCACCGTGTATGAAGTCCTGGCTGAGCCCTTGGAAAACCTCGGAATGCCCAAGGCCGCCATCAAGAAACGCATCATGGAACTCATGAAGCTGGTGGGCCTGCAGCCCGACCATGTGAACCGCTTCCCCAACCAGTTCTCCGGCGGCCAGCGCCAGCGCATCGGCATCGCCCGGGCGCTCGCGGTCAATCCGAAGCTGGTGGTCTTGGATGAGCCAGTTTCTGCGTTGGACGTCTCCGTCCAAGCCGGAGTCATCAACCTGTTGGACAAGCTCCGGGCCGAGTTGGGGCTGAGCTACTTGATGGTCGCCCACGACCTCTCCGTAGTCCGCCACATTTCAGACCGGGTTGCCGTGATGTACCTCGGCAAGATCGTGGAGACCGGAGACGTGGACGATGTCTTCGACAACCCGCGCCACCCTTACACCCGGGCGCTTCTGTCCGCCATCCCGGTGCCCGACCCGAATCTGGAACGTACCCGCGAACGCATCATCCTGCAGGGTGACCTACCCAGCCCGTTGGATGCACCCAAGGGATGCAATTTCGCCACCCGTTGCCCCGTGTTCGCCGCACTACCTGCCGCAAAGCAGGAGAAGTGCCTTACTCTGGAGCCGCCATTGGCTTCTGAGAAGGAAGGCGCGCAGGACTTCGCATGCTTCTTCCCGGACGGAGAGCTGGATGCCGACATGCTGGTGGTGCATGCCTGA